The Aspergillus nidulans FGSC A4 chromosome VII nucleotide sequence CTGAACGCAGATGACCAAGCAACGGTTGAGCACATCGAGAACATCGACGAGATAGCGGACGTGGAACACTCAAGTACTGCGGCCATTGACGCCAACAACAAGAAATTGATAAGCTGTAAGCAACAATCTTGTCATTTATTTCTTCCCCACCtctttttcattttcttctctttgtccttgtctttgcttttcttcttggtcttcttcttgttaGCTTTCTTAAGTGGACTAGATGGTCTTTGTTCGACTAATGCGTTTCCTATCTCTGCATTGTTGTCTCGCGCCCCTTCGCCACGGGCTTCTTTATGCTTCTCATGATTTGGAATGGGATCGTTGCCTTCCTCTTTGGAGTTCGCTCGCTCAGGTGTGTCTCGAGACGATGCAACATCCTACACATTCCAGCATGTCAGAGCCCATCCGCATTACGTATTCATGGCAGCATACTGATAGTGAAACCTCACAGAAACCGGACACTTACCGAGTCCGATCCTTCTCCTGTCAATCCCGCAGCCTGAACCAGACCCGCCCAATATCCAAACATCCAATGACCCCAGGCCCAGGGACGGACGCGTTTTCTCAAAAATCCGTAGGCCAGCATTCCCAGTCTTGCTGTCATCTAAGCACGTTGTCAGCACCGATTACAATACAATCATAATATTGGAAAACTCACAACCAGAATAGCCGAGAAAAGAATGAAACTCACCAAAGCCGACAAGACAAGATCCCATTTGGAAAACAAGATTTGAAGAGGTCCGTCTCCCCCAAGGACGAGATTGTCAAGATATTGATACAAAATCCAACCAGTATGCACAACGTAAAATACCCATGAAACCAAGTCTGACACCATGACGAGGGTGACAAAGATAACCATGAGGTACGCTTGGAGGCCGTGGCCAGAATTGGGCTGTGGTGCTGGTTGTCTGAACCTTTGGAACACGGGAGACATCTTGGATTTCCTGTTTCTTTTTGGCTGGGCTCGTTTAAACGGCCGGCCTTGTTTCGGGAAGTTGAATGTCATTTTATGTTGGAGGCCGGGCTTGGAATCTTGGCTTGCTGGCTCGTTGATGGGTTGAGGAAGGCGCGATGAGACTCAGTGTAAAAAAGGAAGGAACAAGGAAGTGATAGAGAGAGGCCAAAATCATCATGGTGATAGTGTTCTCGGCGACGACTAATTGAGTGAGAAATGAGTGAATAGGCCCCTCCAAATGGGGTAGATTCATAATAGCTGCGTGAAACTGAATCTCTAGCCTAACAATGACTTATGCTGATCTAGGGGTAAGGATGTGCAGGTAGAAGCTTGGATTGTGTCAGTCTTCTAGCTCAAGTATGAGTGAGGGCTTTCATACAGAGAAGTAAGTAATGTGCAGACATGCCTCCAACAAAGGCATTTTCTTTTCATTAGGCATAGATGGGCTTTCACCTTCCATTTCATTTCCTAAAATTACTGAATGGGATGGTTAATGTTTGATAAGTGCAGAATATTTGATATTGAGCCAAACTCCTCCATCAGCAAGCATACATTTCCGCCATTATCAGAATTTTAACTCAAATACCACCAATTTGATTCTCTTATCTTGTCGCCCGGCAATCACTCGCTCgatcgaaaaaaaaaaagccagTATCATGACCTTTTACATCAAATAACCAGCTGCAATGGCAGCCGCCGCCCCAGCTAACCTCCCTCCGGTGCGGAAAGACTCAGCTCCTCCAAGGAACGGTGGCGAAGTACTAATGACATTCGGCGTACTCAGCTGGCTCGAAACACTAGGGGAACTTGGAGACAACGTCGGCGGAGTCGTATCGGTCGAAGTAGGAAGCGTCATCATCGGACCGGATGGGCTCACAGAGCCTCCTGGAGGAATCATAGTCTCATGCTCACCACCTGTTGGTGACGGGGCAAGGCCGCTTTCTGTGATTGTAGTTGTGCCACCGTCGACAGGTGGGACGGAGATTGGGACGCCGGCACTGGAACATGCAGTCATCACGATGTTGGAGACGGCTTTGAGTTGAGTTGGTCAGTACATCGAAAGGAACGGGTATGTACAGTTATTTTAAGATGAATTTTTGGACACTGAGACTAACAGGACTGGTCTTGCTCGCTGCAAGATTGTTCGACACAAGGGGCCACTTCGGAAACGAGCGCAGGTTGGCGGCAGTGGCAGGCGAAATCGGTTAGAGAGGGGCAGCCATCATTGGACATGGCGCTGAGAAAGCATTGCAGCTATTGTGATGATTAGCATCGGCCAGATGAAAGAGGTCGTATGCGTTTGAAGACTCACAGAGCAGGAAGGTAAGTCAGGTAGATCCTGGGCTAAAATAATGCTAGCCCTTAGAAGTAGTGTGGCTGCAACGTAAAGCTTCATTCTGGTAAGGCTCTGAAAGAATTTTCTGACCTGGATTTGGGGCAATAAGGATACAGGACGTGATATATGGCGTGATCGAAGAACGACCCGTCCTGCGAGTATCAACTCACTTTATACGCCTATTGACGGCCATACGGCTTGCCCCTTAGAGTTGGAATCACATGCGACGTAAAGAAGGCGTTCCGTATAAGGCCGGTTATTGGGTACCATATTCAAGAATTATCCCTGGGGATCATGAACTAGAGTTACGCGCTGAGCAGTGACACAGGCCGATAGCTCGGAAGAGGCGTGGTGACATGCGCTATGATGGCGCAAGAGGTGGGCTTGACTCCGAACTGTTGAGCTATGATGGAGCAATAGAGGAAATGCCATTCAGTCCATGCAAAGAGGGGAGCAGCTGTGTGGATGTGACGTGACATAAAGTCCGTGCTGACGGTTCACAACCAGGAGAAGGTTGCTACCACTCGTATAATAAGAAACTGGAAAGAGCAGGTCTTGTCCGTATGTAGCTGGGAGACAGAGCTGGGAACAGGGTATGACGAGCCAATATGAGATAAAAAAGGGCGATAAAACATGGCAAGTGGCAAGAAATGCGGCACATTTGCAGGTCATTGAGATCCAGACTTTGAGAGACCTCCGGCTCTTTTCCCTTGTGCGATAATAGCCAAAGAAAGCCATTTTGTCTGCTATTATGCAAGTTACGGGCATTACTCTATCAGACCAAATTAGTGGTCACGGATGCTTTTCGGTACCAAAAATAGTGCTCATGGTTGAAGAAAGTAGGGTATGTACAATGTTCTCCTAACGCCATTCCCAGTCCTGCTTTCGAACGCCAATATACGTCAAGAAACCTCCCTCTCAATAATCCAAGACAGACCGTTATATCCGTGCTTAAGCGGCGATCATGACAACAGTTCGTCGATGTATGCGCGCTGCCCAGCGGTGCCTTCCTGCTTAAGGAGGAGTGAGAGTACCTCTATTGGagggttgagattgaggGAGTGTGCCCGCCTCCATCGCTTTAGACGGGCGATCCCGATGCAAGGCTAGATGTTCGTCAGTGAGAGTTCACTTCCAAATGACCAACGGCGATCATCGATGCGTTAAGACGTACCCCATACTGGCTAGAAAGATCAAAATGCCGCAAGATCTTTTCGTCCAACGATAGGCCCTCTTGATGAACTAGGAATGGTCAACAGAGCACCCCGCAAACCAGATAAGGAAGTCACCGACCTCTAGGCCCTCGACtcttcgcctcttctgcCTTCCAGTAATCTTGAAGCTGCTTCCTAGTAACTTTGGCCGCTTTCTTATCCTCCTCCGATAATGGTTGCTGGATTTCTGCTTTGGCTTGAGCCCTCACAGCAAGCTCCGCAACATGAGGCTGCTCGGGCTCGACCTTGGATCCCGGGACATCGATTGACACATCTTTCGACACATCCTTCTCGCGAACTTCTGCAGTAAGGTGCTCGAGGGCTTTGGTTTTCTCGGACGGTGTCGAAGGCGCAGCGGACGGCTTTGTGACTCTGGACTTTGCCCCAAAGGATAGAACGGGCTGATTTGAACGGGCGGAGGCGGTGTtgcctcctcgacgacggGCGGGCGGCATTCTGTTCAGATCTGAATCTATGGACGTGATTCAGACGGCATATAATCGTTTAAAAATCACGCTGGAAAATGTTGTCGAGATTCAGGATTGACGAGTGTGCGGAGGTGAAGTCTGGCTCCGGCCTGTGGGGGAACGATGTCATTCCTTTCGTTGCGCGGGCAACCGGTCCAGATGGACGGTCGGGCCTCAGGCGACGGTGCGAAGTAATATAAAACATATACGAAGTAATGCACACCAGAGATATACGAGCCAAGGGTCTTTTCTATGTTGATTTACCTGAGGATTATGCGGTATGGCAGGCTTGCTGGCTGCGCTGTCCTACAAGTACGAAGTACGTAGTGTACGAGATTGAGAGCCTCATCATGGCTGAGACAGTCTACTGCAACTAGTTGGCGATACGAGGAGATATAAATGCCGGTTTCTGGGTAAATGCGTGGTTGCAGTAATAATCTGAGTATATTGGTGCTGGTAGGATCGATGGACGGCCTTCAGCCTCGTTTCAGGTCTGACCCCCCAGGTTCGACCGCGGTCAGACCTCGAGTCAGCGTCTGTAGTGGAAGAACGCCGATCTTATCAGGCGGCAGGACGGGGCGCCCCTCGGCGTCTCTTGCAGGTTGTCCTGTACACTGTAGGTACagtactctgagtaaagGAGGATAAGATGAATATCCACTACGATGACGTTGGGAAAAAGCAATGATGATCGTCGGGGACCGGCTCcaatggctcttggctctCGATACACGAGGAGTTAGTTAGCGAGCACCGAGTCGGCAGAAGAACGGTTTAACTGAAGAGCCGGACGATACGAAAAGTTGTGACCTGCGATCACCTAATGACCTAGTGTGACTGTCCTATACTTCGTATGGTCTATGACCAATCGACCAACAAGCGAGGCTGGTCTGCAGGGCACTCAACTACCCAGTCCTTACTACTCTGAGTGAGTCCCGAATCATTCAGCTTCCCCACCACGCCGGCACCACCAACAATCAGCCCGCAGTACTTTGCTCTAACTACTAGCCGCCCTGAACGCCCCTCTGCGGCTCCGTCTTTCCATCGTGCGTTCCTACGTCTCTTTGAGACATCGAGCCCCTTTCCCGCAACCTAGATCATCCTagtctgttcctgttcttcTCGAGGCGCCTTGGTTCTGGCCGTGCCTGGACCTCGACAGCCGCTAGGTATCATTCCAAGCCGTCGCACCACCGTCAGCGTCGCCGGATCAACCAGCCCTCAGCAGCCttcagcagcctcagcagctCTTTCGCCGCGAGCCCTCTATGAATGCTTCAAGGCCATCGACGCCGCCGAGTTTGATTAGTCCGCACTTACTCTCTGAAGCGCATCCCCAACACCTCCCACCCGCCGATGGTGGTGCGGGAGCTGCGCTCTCACAATGGCCGCCTTCGTGCGAGTGTCGGGGCCTCCAAATGGCAACTTTCTAATTGGGTACCCTGGGATTTCTGCTACTATGGTACGCTTTACACAGTAGGATTCCGCTGGTCATTGCGCTTACAGTTTCCAGCCTCGTATTGAAGGCAAAGTCGAGATTAGGCCCAGTGTCGGCATCACGGCTCCCGTCAACGTATCCCTCGTCACGGTATCTCTCGTCCGGCGAGAAACGATCCACCCGTCAGCGGATTCCGTCGCGAAGAGACGTCTAGCGCCGCCGAGGAAAGAGATCTCCGATACCGTTGGGAAGGAAATGCTCCTCTTCCGTTGTCCGGCTGGTCGGGAATCTGAGGAGGTCTTATCAATGGATCTGCCATTCGTCCTGTTCATTCCCTTTGGACGAGGCGGTCCGGACGCATCCAGGCGAGTCCCTCCGGCTAGCTTGCAGCTTCCCAGTCGCACCGCGGAGACGTTCTACGAGATCGTGGTGATGGTACAGCAAGGCCATTCGGAGCAAAGGAAGTACTCGTTTCCGGTACCGATCGCACGGTATGACACGCTATCGACATTTGGAATGTACAATCGCCCCGAATCGGCGGAGAGTGTATCAGATCATCTGGTGACGTTGGGTATTTCTCTACCGCGATGGTCATACGGGCCCCTCGATCCTGTCAGCGTCTATGTTAAACTGTCCCCGAATCCCGACTGGATCAGCAAAGCTAGAAAAGTTACGATCAACAAAATCACAATCGGCATTGATGAGGAGATAATCTACAATCATGAGGGCGACGAGCCTCAACGGAAGGTAAAAACATTAACGAAACGGACGGAACCAATTGGTGTGAAAATGCCTCCGACAGGGTTCTTGACGAACATGGGCCTGGTGTTCCCAGCAAAGGATATGCGGGATGGAGAGGGCATACTCCCTAGAGGCAAACCTGGATTTCCCACATACGCTGTTAGTGGGTTTACCACAACAGCAAGTCTCTACAAAATCGAATACTATTTAACGGTCAAGGTTCGTGGTGCGAACCTCGTCCAACATGGAATGCCCACGCTAACAATTAACAGGCTCATTTAACATCCGCTCGAGATATCATTATACGACAGCCAATCGTCGTGTGCCCTCTTGACCACGCTGGATGTAAAGAGGAAATGGAAGCAATCGAACAAGCAGCACGAGAAGCTGCCCACATTAACCCCGACAACCCTCTTTTACCTTTACCTTCAATAGTCCGACCGTCGGACCCCAACGGTCTCCGCCATCTAGGAGTCGCGATTGTCGGtaaccagaagaagcctCTGATAGATTAGGCCGACGGAAAGCTACGCAACTTACTCACTTCAGCTTGGATGAATACCTCGCGATTAGGCACCAACCGAAGATCTTACGCTACATTTATCACTCCGGCTGCCTTGATGCAGACGGACCTCCAGATACGTGGTTAGCTAGCGCCACAAAATCGGCTTGCGCTGCACGGCGTTTTCACCACATTACATATACACACAGGCCTACGTGTCGCCGTACAACACTGCAGCCTGTGAAGCAGAGACAGAAGCATCAGCAGGCCAGATACGTTTCACGAATGCATGGTTTACGGAGTTTATACCTATTTCTGGCATTTTGCTTTCTCTTTATTATTCCCTTATTGATAGCTATACCTTTATGTATTTACTGTCTTTTCTCTGGTCGGATCACTGAACTAGGGGGTGCTGGGTTTTggtcctcttctttcttggttTCTTCGATCATGGCCGTCAGAGCCCCTGGGATAGGAGTAGGAGTAGAAGTCTGCTGAATTATCCCTTCCACGCTGGCCGCTAACAAATTACTATttgctgttcttgttccAATATAAAGCTAACTTGTACTAGCTGATTTCCAAGAGTGAATTAGTACAATTCCAGTCTTGGGATAGTGGAGTCACTGTACATAGTAGGGCCCGACACCATTAAGGTAGAGCACACTTAAGACCATGTCTTGTCTTAAACTCCATTACGCCTCAGAATCGCGAGACTCCCTGTTAGCCTCGTCCTGCCGCAAAAACCTGACGCTAAATTCGACCCTAAGCTCCCCTCCAGGAATCCTCCAAGTCCGCTGACTCTGCGATGGCTCGCTTTGAATCGAAGCGAAGCATCGCAGGGGAAAGAGAGCCAGATGAGCTAGCCTAAAGTTCTGGTTAGTCCGCTAGGAACCCATAGGAATTAGGAGTGAGGTGTGTATAAACAAACCCAACAAATAACCCGGCAATCAACCCAATACCTAGAAACACAATTACCGCCCTCGCGGTCGCCGCAGCTCCGCGATCAGGAAGCCACGAGTCAGGAGACTGGTTGAAATTCAGGGCCAGAGCCCCTGGCACTAATACAAGGCTGGAGAATGCGATTGCGGCGTCGATGGGGAGGTTtagccagagccagagcggGCGACGTGCGTGCCTAAGGCGCGCCAGGTTGAGTGCTGAGGCTAGAAAGCTTAGAATACTCTGTGTAGATCTTTCTGTAAGTGActttcttttgctttcttgctggTGTAAGGCTAGCCTTATACGTACAGTGATAGCGAGTGAATGGATGCGCGTCGCAAGATCCCAGGATAGGTAGAAGCCCCCAGGTCCAGCAATGTCGATTGAGCTGACTGTTAAGTATAAGACAAAGGCGGGGACAGAAAGGGCCGCTGAGAGGTGGGTGAGGACAACTATCGTCCGATAATATGGCTTCGCTGGAGCAGTGGTAACCGAGTGGTCTTGGGAAATCTGATACTCGTTGGTCTCTCGGGGCTCCGACTCGGCCAAAAGAGGGGTGTTCTCTGAGACGGAGGCCATGGTCACGATTGTCCTTAAGTAGATGAGGACGTGTAGTAGATAGATAGAAAATCACGGTTTAGATGGTCCGTAGCCGAAGTTGGTATGAGACGGATGGCTTCCCTGGCTTGGAGGAGCTGGTTCTTTGTCGCTACTTGACCCAAGAATCCACGAACAATCTGGATAGGTAGGTCGTAGAATTGACTAAATCGGAAAGCTCTGAGGGCACATATATCCGATCCGCAGGTGTTTTGTGATGTTTATGATCgtagttggagttggagagttGAGCCCCTCGGGCACCGCTCCTTTTCGCACTACACTAGGCACAGCAGGCGCCGAGGGATGGTGGTCGCGCCATCGTATGTTTCAAGTCAAGTCGACCATCTAACTCGCTCTACCGCTTATTTCCCAATACCCAGGAATCCCATGGCAATGCTGAGCACATTGGGGTCTAGATCTTGGGTTTCCGGTCTTCCGACCCTGTCAATTTCGCGCATATAGTCCTTGAGCATTTCTAGCACTgtttgatattgagcagaTGATGGCCCGTATGTGTTCAAGGCGTTGGTAAGATTCGTCGACATCTGAACGGTCGTCAGGCGGGGCAGTTCGATGAAGTAACCTTGAAGGGCATACCTGGATGAGGACGTCGTTGTAGTCAATCCCCCGTCCGGATGCAACTTCAGACTCCATAATGTCCATACAGTAAATGATAATATAGAAAAGGTAAATAAAGTAAAGACCCTGGGACAAGGTGTGGGGATGTGATGATGTGGACTGGACTCTGAGTCGATCGGGAGCCCGATACCTACTGATCCGAACTTTTTTTGGAACTTCGCCTCCAACCTCTCCGCACGTCAAGGACAGGACAACCACTACCGAAGACCACGAGTATTATTGGAGCCAGAGCTGACTCGAGTCTTCACAATGGTGGATTTGGATGAGGACGCGATCACCAATCCCTCTGGGGGAGCTCAAGCTGATATTGATTTGTCGGATGAGACTCAGGACTTTCGCATGCTCAACAACCTCTCATTGTCAGTTTGTTACAGCCCCAGCTGCGTTTTAGTTCAGAATCCTAACTCTCATGCACAGTGTGACAGGTTCGACCGAGCTGTCTCTCCCCAAACGGGGCGAGAAGGACTTCGAACCGAACCCGACGCTCTTTCAGGCCGACATCCTCTCCGCATCGCGGCAGGCCATGCACAATGCTCTCGCATACCCTCGATTACACCACCCAAAGAACTCAATCATCGGAGTCTACGCGCCGAACGGACCTGCCCCGCCAGCGGCCCCGAAGGCGTTGGATACGATCGCGGAAGACATCCCGGCTGAAAAAGCAGCGCCTAACTCAGTCGGCGCACATGTGTCCCCGGACTCTTGTGTCTACGTCACGAACCCCAAGGGACAACACTTCAAGTCACTCGGGCAGGCAGATCGCTGGGGCCGGGTATGGTTACTTCCCGAGGAGGCTCTGTACTTGCTGGAAAGAGGGAGTCTTGACATACGGTGGCCCCGCTGTGCTGTTGGAGCTGGtgacgaagatgatatcGAAGACTCTGGGATACCTATGAGCTTACAAGCTGCCTACGCGTGTCTGATGGGGCGTGGTGGGCTAACGATGGAGAGGTTCTCCGTTTTTACTGGTCTTAGGCGGTTGGGTTACGTTGTCGTTCGAGCACCTGGATGGAGTGAAagtgaggaggagaaaggcgCACAGTCGGTCACGAAATCCGGAATCCAACAGGGGCCAGGGTTAGCCGGGATCTTTTCTCGCTTCCTGCAATGGTTACGCGATACTGCGCCCACTACAGCATTGGGACCTGTTGCTGGCCTCGGCTTTCATCACAACTACGGTATGAACGTCCTGGTAGGTGTCTCTGAATGCTGCTAATGCTACCTCAGACAGCATATTTCGCAGACTCTCAATCATACCTTATTACGACCCCGTTACTTCGgcgtcgtcttctccatcgccagAGCTGCCCTATGCCGTTGTATGGTATGTCTACAAGCCGTCAACTAATTTTCGCAAGTCCGCTCCACCAAGTCCCGATTTCAAGATTGCTGTCATAGACGCTCGGACAACTACCACTATACCCACCCTGTCTCAAATTGGGAACCTGCTTGAGAGCACACCTTTAGACCCGCCTAACCCTGATAAGCAGCTTTATGTGCGGCTGAAAAACGGCTATCGTAATGTCGTGCTGGCCGTAGTCGATCAAGGCGTTGTGAGCTATCTCAGAATTGCCGACGCGGCCTTTGGCAAAGAAAAAATCTATGCACAACGGTTATCCGGTGGTAATAAATTTCGTGGAACGCCCCGGCATAAATTCAAGAAGCGATGATTGTCCGCGCGTCCATGGCCAATACAAATCCTCGCAAACTATGCAAGGGCAACGACAAAGAGCAGCTTGTCTCCCCTTAATGAGGCCAAATATCCCTCCTGAGTGGATAAAGGCTGAAAGAGAGGGAGTCTCTTTGATCTGCCATCATTTTTAGAGCCCCCAGTCATGGAAAAGACTGCACGCAGATGCTATAGATGGCTAAGCCCGACAGCCTCAAATGGCGCAGCCTCCGAGATTATATAGCAAGCTTAGAAGTGAAAAGTCGTTAGTCCATAGGCACTGCGGTGAACGATACCAAAGAAGCGTGTCTATTCGATAACGATAGTCTTCAAAATACCGAACATTCCAGGAATGCACTTCGTAATTAGAATCGTTCGCCTCAAAAACAAACCGAACTCCAATGAAAATGCCATCAATAACCCCAGATCCAGATCGTTTCGCCATAAATCGTATCAGCCTTGTCAGGTAGTGCTGTTCGTGACACGGATACCTAGACACATTATGTATCCAGGTAATCCGCAGCCATTAATAATTCCAAGCACAGCTCCGGCGAAATGTCCATATCTGGCACGTTCGCCTGATTCTTGTTTTTCTCGTTGTAACAGAAATACTCGCAGACTTTCTCCAAGACGACCCCACTCAGGCTTTCGAAGACGCAACGGCCCGTTAACGCTTCTGAGAACTTGCCTATTCCAGAAAAATGGTTAGCTTatctttttttctctttgaggCAGAGGTATAGCAAAGGCGGGGCACTGACTCGAAGGGTCGAGCATACGGCGTATCGTGCCTGAAACGCAGGCTGTGCTCCGAGGGACAATGAACTCGAATCCGTCACCGGATACAAGGGTGACGTATTCGAATTGTGGTGTTTCTGAGTCAGACATTTCAGGCTTAATGTAATGAGTGAGGATGAAGTGGAGTGGAAAAGTAATAGAAGAGACGAAAAGCCTGGAAAGGCGTTGTCCGGGTTGGTCCGTGCTCAAGCTCCGCTCCAGAACTCCGCCGATAACAGTCTCGACCACGACATGACATACACTTCTGATGAAATGTAGGAAAGCTGTTAACTTTCACTTCTCAGGTATGTCACTTACTATTAGGCGGTAGCTCCAATTTTAACCTGATTAGTGCGCTATATGACTCGCATGAGGACAAAGCTACTACGACAACATCACTTTTCTATATTTCCATTACCTTAAGCAATCTCCAAAGGCTATCTAAACCAATCAATGCATTGCATCTCCAATCTCCCCCTACGCGGGGTCACAATCTCTCCAGTCCGTTCCCTCTTCACGCATATCCATTTCCGTGCAAAGCCCGGTTTCAGGATAGCCGTTCTCCAAACCCGTCATTTCACCTCGTATGATCCAGAAATCAACGGCAGCACCTCATTCCGCCCATCTAACAGACTCACCGGCCGAACATGCATGATTACAGGTGGGAGCTCTGGAATTGGCTTCGCAATCGCGGAGCGCTTTCTCAGAGAGGGCGTTGACCGTATTATCCTCGTCGGACGGTCTTATGAGCGTCTTGCGCGTGCAGCGGCGCAGCTGGAGTGTCCCACAGCCTCCTCCCAACGTCGACCAAGCGAGACAGAAAAGGAACAAGATAGTGAAGTCGCAACTAGaacaccagaagaagatcaagcacaGGACCGAAGCGAAATCTCACCTGGTACGCTGGTCGAATTATCGGGTAGGATCAGTCTGCTCGTAGGTGATGTCTCGGAGGCGGCGAGGTGGACAAGAGACCTGGAGAGTGCAATGGTATGTCTTTTCGGCACTTGAAGTTGAGTATAAACTAAATCTACGTGCAGCAACCAGTCGACATTCTCGTAAATGCAGCAGGCATTTCAACATCCACGGTCCTTCCTCGAACAGACCCTAATATTATCTCCCAAGTGCTCCGCACAAACCTCGAGGGCTCGCTCCTTACGTCTCGCGCACTGCTCCGCGCCTCAATCCGTAGTCGGATGAAGAACCGT carries:
- a CDS encoding uncharacterized protein (transcript_id=CADANIAT00009162): MVDLDEDAITNPSGGAQADIDLSDETQDFRMLNNLSFVTGSTELSLPKRGEKDFEPNPTLFQADILSASRQAMHNALAYPRLHHPKNSIIGVYAPNGPAPPAAPKALDTIAEDIPAEKAAPNSVGAHVSPDSCVYVTNPKGQHFKSLGQADRWGRVWLLPEEALYLLERGSLDIRWPRCAVGAGDEDDIEDSGIPMSLQAAYACLMGRGGLTMERFSVFTGLRRLGYVVVRAPGWSESEEEKGAQSVTKSGIQQGPGLAGIFSRFLQWLRDTAPTTALGPVAGLGFHHNYGMNVLHISQTLNHTLLRPRYFGVVFSIARAALCRCMSAPPSPDFKIAVIDARTTTTIPTLSQIGNLLESTPLDPPNPDKQLYVRLKNGYRNVVLAVVDQGVVSYLRIADAAFGKEKIYAQRLSGGNKFRGTPRHKFKKR
- a CDS encoding SDR family NAD(P)-dependent oxidoreductase (transcript_id=CADANIAT00009163): MITGGSSGIGFAIAERFLREGVDRIILVGRSYERLARAAAQLECPTASSQRRPSETEKEQDSEVATRTPEEDQAQDRSEISPGTLVELSGRISLLVGDVSEAARWTRDLESAMQPVDILVNAAGISTSTVLPRTDPNIISQVLRTNLEGSLLTSRALLRASIRSRMKNRTGDAHNPTKCIINISSLLALKAGTGAVPYAASKAGVLGLTRSLAVEAAKTLRNQVIRSNAIVPGYIETPMIADFSQAENNRLKEDIPLGRFGQPHEIADAAVFLAENEYANNCIINLDGGLSAL
- a CDS encoding uncharacterized protein (transcript_id=CADANIAT00009156); this encodes MSPVFQRFRQPAPQPNSGHGLQAYLMVIFVTLVMVSDLVSWVFYVVHTGWILYQYLDNLVLGGDGPLQILFSKWDLVLSALMTARLGMLAYGFLRKRVRPWAWGHWMFGYWAGLVQAAGLTGEGSDSVSVRFL
- a CDS encoding uncharacterized protein (transcript_id=CADANIAT00009160), yielding MASVSENTPLLAESEPRETNEYQISQDHSVTTAPAKPYYRTIVVLTHLSAALSVPAFVLYLTVSSIDIAGPGGFYLSWDLATRIHSLAITSILSFLASALNLARLRHARRPLWLWLNLPIDAAIAFSSLVLVPGALALNFNQSPDSWLPDRGAAATARAVIVFLANSNLLAASVEGIIQQTSTPTPIPGALTAMIEETKKEEDQNPAPPSSVIRPEKRQ
- a CDS encoding CFEM domain-containing protein (transcript_id=CADANIAT00009157), whose protein sequence is MKLYVAATLLLRASIILAQDLPDLPSCSLQCFLSAMSNDGCPSLTDFACHCRQPALVSEVAPCVEQSCSEQDQSSVSNIVMTACSSAGVPISVPPVDGGTTTITESGLAPSPTGGEHETMIPPGGSVSPSGPMMTLPTSTDTTPPTLSPSSPSVSSQLSTPNVISTSPPFLGGAESFRTGGRLAGAAAAIAAGYLM
- a CDS encoding putative DNA polymerase delta subunit 4 (transcript_id=CADANIAT00009158) → MPPARRRGGNTASARSNQPVLSFGAKSRVTKPSAAPSTPSEKTKALEHLTAEVREKDVSKDVSIDVPGSKVEPEQPHVAELAVRAQAKAEIQQPLSEEDKKAAKVTRKQLQDYWKAEEAKSRGPRVHQEGLSLDEKILRHFDLSSQYGPCIGIARLKRWRRAHSLNLNPPIEVLSLLLKQEGTAGQRAYIDELLS
- a CDS encoding uncharacterized protein (transcript_id=CADANIAT00009161), with the protein product MESEVASGRGIDYNDVLIQMSTNLTNALNTYGPSSAQYQTVLEMLKDYMREIDRVGRPETQDLDPNVLSIAMGFLGIGK
- a CDS encoding protein artE (transcript_id=CADANIAT00009159), whose protein sequence is MAAFVRVSGPPNGNFLIGYPGISATMPRIEGKVEIRPSVGITAPVNVSLVTVSLVRRETIHPSADSVAKRRLAPPRKEISDTVGKEMLLFRCPAGRESEEVLSMDLPFVLFIPFGRGGPDASRRVPPASLQLPSRTAETFYEIVVMVQQGHSEQRKYSFPVPIARYDTLSTFGMYNRPESAESVSDHLVTLGISLPRWSYGPLDPVSVYVKLSPNPDWISKARKVTINKITIGIDEEIIYNHEGDEPQRKVKTLTKRTEPIGVKMPPTGFLTNMGLVFPAKDMRDGEGILPRGKPGFPTYAVSGFTTTASLYKIEYYLTVKAHLTSARDIIIRQPIVVCPLDHAGCKEEMEAIEQAAREAAHINPDNPLLPLPSIVRPSDPNGLRHLGVAIVGNQKKPLID